acctcctctcactctctctctctctctctgtctctctcgcacacacacccacactctcagacgcGCACACCTTCACACTCTCATTCTCTCAGACACAACCCTCCCAACACTCCCAGACACTCACTCCCTGGCATCCCTTTTCAGAACGCTTCCACTGATTCTCAAACATCACAGGGTGACTACTTCACATGAATGTCACAGCTTGTAGCAACTGCTGATGGAAAGATTAATTGGTTTTTCTTAATGTTTAAAGTCAGTCTTGATGACAATGAAAGAAAGACGGCTgctgggatgggggtgtggggggaggaacGGTCAGAGCCCTCCCTCTAACATGTCTCCAGCTCCAAGTTGTTCACTTACCTGACAACCGACCGCACTGCTGTTGGCCAGCAAAAGACAATCGCTATCAACAACTGTTCACTcgtccatagaccaatcaacttTTTTGCCATCAGCCAGCTGTATGCACTACCTTCTCCAAACCAATGTGCCTCTGTCAAACCTCCCCTTGATCTCAGCTTCAGGAAGAAACTTCCCCGACATaactggcggcacggtggcacagtggtcagcactgctgcctcacagcgccagggacccaggttcaattcctgcctcaggtgattctctgtgtggagtttgcacattctccccgtgcctgcgtgggtttcctccgggtgctccggtttcctcccacagtccaaagatgtgcaggtcaggtgaattggccgtgctaagttgcccgtagtgttaggtgaaggggtaaatgtaggggaatgggcctgggtgggttgcaggtcggtgtggacttgttgggccgaagggcctgtttccacattgtaagtaatctaataacctTGTGGGTAAATCTCCCCTGTTCTATATTTATTTCATAAACAGCATTATAAAGTTAAATTAGACTCACTAAGGGACCTTATAATGTGCAAGTGACAATAGAGTCTAcatatgatttgatttattattgtcatgtccctaggtacagtgaaaagtttgtttttttttgcatgcagCACAGATCCTAccgtacaaagtgcattagggtaatagaacagagcaaggaatgcaatgttacagctgcagaaaacagTGAGACTTCAGCAGGACTTGAATGTAAGGTGCTTTGGGACCCTCTGCAATTCTGGAAGGCACTCCCTGATTTTTAACCAGTGAGTCCAATTTCTAAACCTTCGGATAAGACAAAACATCTTCTTCATATCTGCCCTGTCAAATCCCATCAGGATCTTATGTGGTTCAACCAAGTTACCTTTTATCATAGTTTCTGTCAAGCAGCGGCAATtagtgcacggtggctcagtggttagctcagtgtctcacaacaccagggacctgggttcaattccagcctcgggcgactgtctgtgtggagcttgcacattctccccgtgtctgcgtgggttttctccaggtgctctggtttcctcccacagtccaaagacgtgcaggttaggtgaattggcccataatgttaggtgcattagtcagagggaaacgggtctgggtgggttactcttcggagagtcggtgtggactggttgggccgaagggtctgtttccacactctaggggaatctaatgtaaaaatCTAGTGATTTTGAAGGGACATATAAAGGAAATAAACCTGAAGGGCTAAGGGGACAGAGCAGGGAAATGGCTCTGACTGGATTCCTTGATCCAACAGTTTCGATGGGCTGTGTTGGAAATAGGCAGacgtgggtactgtagatgctggagattagagtcaagattagagtggtgctggaaaagcacagcaggtcaggcagcatctgaggagcaggaaaaaatgactttttgggcaaaagcccttaatcaggaatctgTGTTGGAAATAGTCTCTGACTCTCTATCTGTCCTTTAAACCAATGCATGGGATGTTTCCAGCTGAAAGCAGAAAGGGTCTTAGTTTCAATTACTATTGATACCTCTGACACTGTTGCACTCCTTCAACGCTGCGGTGTCAACTTTCGGTTGCATGAACGGAGCAGAAGTTAGACTTATCACTTTGGGATTCTGAGCGCTAACCATTGAGGTACAATGATTGGAGTAAAGGAAATTCTTCCCCAGTGTTCCATATCTGACAGACCCCCAAATATGTGTGGTCAAGTTGGGGATTATGATACGCAGTAGAGAATATGGCAAAAATctccatttgatttttttttagattagattctttacagtgtggaaataggcccttcggcccaacaagtccatactgaccctccacagagtcacctacccagacccatttccctctgactaatgcacctaacactttgggcaatttagcacggccaattcacccgatTGGACTgcggggaggaaaccggagcacctggaggaaacccacgcggacacgaggagaatgtgcaaactccacacagacagtcgcctgaggctggaatcgaacctgggaccctggtgctgtgaggcagcagcgctaaccactgtgccacccaaattcaAGAGGTGGCCTGCTGATACCAATAATATGCATTCTGTCAGCATAACAATGATGATACAATTAGAAACCCCACTCTTTACTGCTTACATAACAGTAGAAGACCAACCTTTATCTAGCTCATCCATTGCAACAATAATGGAGCCATTTATTGATCAGTTTGGCAATCCCGTGACCACAGCTAAATGTCCCTTCGCATAACTCACTAGATACCCGCCCAGTGTCAAATCACACCACAtccaaaatattcattgaggactgaGGTTTACCCTGagggaggaaaggttgagagatttTCTAGACATGGTTAGAATGAGGAGAGTCTGAgcagagtggacagggagaaactgGTCCTATTGGGGGAGGGATTGAGAATGAGAGGGAGACCGGTTTAGACAAATTGACACAGGGGGGCATTGGCAACGTGTCGAGAAACCATTTTCCGAGGGAGTGGTCAGGGTCTGTAATGTACTGTCTGACAGTGTAGGGGAGGCAAATTCACTCCAGTGGTTAATgtctggaaggtactgtctgacaGTGTGGGGGGAGCAGGTTCACTCGAGTGGTTAGGGTCGAGAATGTATTTTCTGAGAGTGTAGGTGAGGCAGGTCTTTGAGGCTTTctaaagggaattggataatgaTCTGGTAGGTAAGAACATGCAGGATTCCAGGGAGAATGCAGGGAACAGCACTGAATGAACTGCtccttcagagggccagtacagacatcaacaggctgaatggactcctgttCTGGAAGCAGTTTATTATCATGTGGGATGTCTCAGATTGAGTTTTCGATTTTTGAAAACAACCTGATCAGATGTCAATTGAGCTCATTCTGGGGGGGCTGCAAGTTGACCTTGGGTCACTACCGCTGCACTATAGAGTCCGTACAAGTTGGCATTTAAGGTATTGTTggccaacctgttcagaaatgttatgacgcATCTCTGGAGTATGCaggacctgaacccaggcctcctggcctaGAGGTGGGACactcccactgtgccacaaaagccctcTGTAAGTTGGTATTTGAGTGAATCATTGCTAACTGCCTCCGCTTGGGGTCTGTGTTACCTGGTCACAGAAGTAACGCTTCCACACGCAAAAGCAGCATTCTGGAAATGCCGAAAATGTTAAATACagagagaaaattctggaaatattcagcattgcttgtggagaataagatactGAGGATTAATGGCCTTTCATGAGAAATGTTCTGATGAATGGTTACTGAATTGAATACTCTCTGTCTATctttatgtctctctctctctgtctctccctcgctctctctctctctctccttctatgTCCTTCAAAGTTACTCCCTGACTATTACCAAAATTCCTTCATTTTCTGATTGTTTCTGCTGATTGGTATTGAATTTGCCTCTCTTTATTACAGAGAGCGTACTCTGGCTCTGCTTTTCTGAGTGTTTAATAAATACAGGAATATATCTGCAGActagatgagctgaatggtcttgcTTTGCACTGAGCTGAGTCTCTCTGACTCGATAATAAGTTAGGATTCATGAAATTGGGTAGGGAATACCTTCCTTATTGGCTGTCTGACGttccctctctcccttctttGCAGGTTGGTTGTAGACATTACAAATTGCCCTTGTGTCAGAGACCCTGGGGTATATCAAGATGGCAGAGAGTGAAGTGGTGCCTGGCGGGCAGAGACCACGGTTACGTGAGCGAAGGGATACCACAGGCCCCAGTGCAGCTCGCAAAGGGAGGAGGGGCACAGGCTCAGCCAGTCTGTGGGAGGACAGTGCCAACTGGGCCTCCCCCAAAAACCGCCCTCATCCTGGCGCCCCAGCCCTCCCGACCAATCAGCAGCTCCGGACAGGTGTGAGGTCATCAGGCAGAGCTGCTATCCCACAGGTGGAGGGCCGAGACTGCCCAGACCTGGGGGAAGGCCGGGAACGTGGACGGTCCCAGAAGGACAGAGAGCCGAGACGCACCTACTTAACGGAGAGCGTCCTGGCCTGCCAAGAGCCTTCGGTTGTCGGAGAGGGGGAGGCCCTCAGCCAGGGCACCGATCCAGGCCTGGCGAGGAGGGAATGGCCTGGAACAGGCAGCCGGGGAGATCCGCCTAGGCCAACCGGGGATATTCCTCCTCCGAAACCTGCCGCTAAGAACTGGAGGCCTCCGAGGGGGTTCTGGAAAGTCCTCGGAAGGGAAAACGCGCCGCCAGGCGACAGGCCGGGGGCTCCTCATGACGTGATTGCCCGGGAGGAGACCGAGAACACCAGCTCCTCGGAGCAGGCGAGCAGCCATCCTGGTGGCGGCCCGAGGGCTGTGTCGGAGGGGGCCGACATTTCAGGGCGCTCCGCCATCAGGCCGGAGAAATGGAGCGCACGCAGACTCGGCCAGCTGGAGGCTCTGTGGAGGACGGACAGCTGGGAGAGCATGGGCTGTAACGCCAGCCTGGTGTCCCTGAGCGAACGGGTGGAGATGAACCGCTCCTTCCTCAAGAGGATGCTGAGGCCGCCTCCCTGGCAGCCGGGGCCTGGGCTCGAAGATCAGCTGCAGGAGGACCCCGCAGCCCATGTCTGCCATCGCCAACCCTGGCTGCCGGGAGACCATACCCTCCCTGGAAACAAACGCGTCAAGCAAGGTAAACCCTTCCCTATAAGTGTCTCAGTTGTTGAATCTCAACTCAAAGGTCAATATGGAACCTTTTAGCCTTACACCTGTTTCCCCTTGTTGTGGTCATCCATTTGAGTCAGAGTTGGCCGGGATTCTTCCCCTGATATCCGTCCCCACAAGGTTCGGCCTACTACTTCTGCCTTGGACCTTGGGACCTTAACAAAAATACCACAGCATCCGCGGTGGCAATTGCAATCATTCAGTTTCGACACAAACAATGGtgtcttttaaaaaattcatttacgGGAGATAGGCGTctctggttaggccagtgtttattgcccatccctaattgcccagggggtaAGTTAagggcccagagggcagttaaaagtcagatacattgctgtggggtctggagtcacatggaggccagaccaggtaaggacggttGTTTTctgccctgaaggacattagttgaGCCAGTGTCCAGTGGGCAGTGTTGCTTGAATGCAGGGTGAAAATCTAGAGTCGAGCTTTGCCCCAAAATCTCCGTGAGTCCCTCATCTCTCCAAAGGTTTAAAGGGAAggtttgcatttacatagcacttttcacccccccacccgccctcctcacctcccaacccccaccgactctcctgcttctcggatgctgcctgacctgctgtgctttttccagcgcccacactctcgaccctaatctccagcatctgctgtcctcactttcttctagttgatGGTAACTTGAGAGGTAAGACTAGGCCTCAGTTTAACAGCTTAGCTGAAAGGTGACACTTGGACCATGTAACACTCCCTCTTCAGTACTCATGCAGTGTCATataacatggaagcagaccattcagtccaaccagtccatgctgaccatcatcccaaacgaaacgagtcccacctgcctgcgcttggcccatatccttccaaacatttcttattcatatacttatctaaatatctttcaAATGTAACTATATCCCCAAGCATcgtttcctctggaagttcactccatGCACAGACCACTCTGCACATAAAAAagtgcctcttatgtcttttaaaaatctttctcctcagaccttaaacatatgccccctcgccttgaagtcccccaccctagGCAAAAGTCCCTTtccactcaccttatctatacccctcatgagtttataaatctctataaggcagGGTGAAAATCTAAACTTCTTTGTCAAATCTAGAGTCGAGCTTTGCTCCGAAATCTCTCAACCTcaaccctccagtgaaaaaaaagtcgcagccttcctttataactcaaaccctccattcccggcaacatcctggaaaatctcttctgaacccttttccagtttaataatatccttcttataacagcgagaccagacctgcacacggtgctccagaagaggcctcaccaatatcttgtacaatctAAATATGATGTCCCCACTCCTAcactctgagcaatgaagggtcAGCCAGGATTGTGGGGACCTGAGCCCATTGACCATCCGTCCAGAGGCAGGAACACTACCCCAGAGTCACTGATGTCACACTCTGGGTTATTCGCCATTGCACAGCTCTCCCACCTGCTGTCAAGGCTCACTTGAGCAAGCATTGTATCCTTTTGTGATTCCTGTTTGTGGGGAAATTGTGGGTGACTCTCTTTATAGATCGAAGTGTGAAACTGCATCTGTGGGATAAACAGGAAATGTAAAAAGCAAGGTGTAATGTAGTTTGATAAACAACGAGGTGTAGTGTAATTGGGTAGAGTCAGAGACCTGGGCAGGTCTAAAGGATTAAAGTGAATATGTAAATATTTAGTCCCAGCAGATTGGTGGTTGGGAAATGTaaccccactgtttaaaaaggggtgCTGGAAGAAACAGGGAGATTACAGACCAGCTAGCCTAACATCAGcagtagggaaaatgctggaattataaAGGATATGATTATGAGCCACacacaaagtcaacatggatttatgaaagggaaaccaTGTTTGACAAACCCAGTagagtttttttgaggatataactagtGGAATAGAtcagggagaaccagtggatatggCACATGTAGAGTTTCAGAAAGTTTCTGATAAAATCCCATGTAGGAGGTTAGTGTGCAAAACTAAAACACAAGGGCCTGACattaatgtattagcatggatcaaAAAtgattagcagacaggaaacagtagGAATAAGTGGAGTGGAGAGTGGAATTAACACAGCATGGGTCAGTGTCAAATTGTCCACTCTGGTGGGAAAACAAAACAGTGTTGTTTAAATGGTAACATGCAAAAAGGGACATGTCAGTTTTTGTTCATGGTCTGCAGGTGCAGAAAGCTGTTAGGAAGGTGTCTAggatgttggctttcattgcaagagggtttgaatataggagcaaggaggtCTTAGTAGAATGCGCAAGGCCCTgctgagactacacctggagtcttgcgtgcagttttggtctctttacctaaGACACACTAAATTTGCCAAAGAGAGAGTGTGgcaaagattcaccagactgattcctggtcTGACAAACCTGTCAACTGGctctatattcattggagtttagaagcattagtggagatcttattgaaatgtgtaCATTTCCTGTCAGAGCTGGGCAGACTGGATACAGGAATGCGATGTCTCTTGGTCAGGGGGATTACAGAGCAAACGATTACAGTCTTATGATATATAATTTTAAACTGAGATTGTTGAAGCTGTACAAGACCCAGTGAGATCACatgttggagtactgtgtgcagttctggtcaccctactataggaagatTATCATTAAACTAAAGAGCTTGCAGAAAAGATCAACTGAGGTGCTATCTGGacttggaaggtttgagttataaggggaggctgggactttttccctggcGTATGGGGgacttaggggtgaccttattaaggtgtatcaaatcatgagaggcatagataagatcGATagtcaacagcttttccccacagtaggggagtctaaaagtagagggcataggtttaaggcgagagaggAGAGATACATAAAGGTCTCGGGGGCAATTtcttcacacggagggtggtgagtgtcagaggtcgtggtggaggtgagtacaatttgtcattgaagaaacatttggacaggtacatgggtgGGACAggtatggaggaatatggactaaATGGgcctagtttaattgtgaaaactggacagcatggacaagttgggctgaagggtctgtttccttgctgtaaacCCCTATGACACTATGAGGGGATTTTTCTTCATGCAGCGGTTGgtgaacatgtggaattctctatcacagaacaAATAGCAGAGTCTTCTGGGTGAGACATTTAGTTAAAACCTTGCAAATTCTTCCCCCTCAATATTGAATCTTCTGCCCCCATCCTTCCCAGCACTACTCGTGGATCGTGGCACCATGCTACGTAAAATGAAAGCCCACATTCCCTTTGAGCCCCTTCTGGCAAAGAGTGAACCTCCTCCACTGTCTGACCCTCTTAATTAGTCTATCAAAGCACTGCTATTGAAtctcctcttagctttctctACCATAATGAGAACAGTCCCATTTCTCCAGTCACTCCACATTGACAGATGTTCTGCCCCCCAGGTGCAGTTTGTTAAGGCCTTGAGAGCTTTCTTAGCATGCAGTGCTCAGAAGTGGATGTggtactgttgtggttctgttcaccgagctgggaatttgtgttgcagacatttcgtcccctgtctaggtgacatcctcagtgcttgggagcctcttgtgaagcgcttctgagatgtttcctccggcatttgtagtggtttgaatctgccacttccggttgtcagttccagctgtcccctgcagtggtcagtatgttgggtccaggtcgatgtgcttattgattgaatctgtggatgagtgccacgcctctaggaattctctggctgttctctgtttggcttgtcctataatagtagtgttgtcccagtcgaattcatgttgcttgtcatctgcgtgtgtggctactaaggttagctggtcgtgtcatttcgtggctagttggtgttcatggatgcggatcgttagctgtcttcctgtttgtcctatgtagtgttttgtgcagtccttgcatgggatttcgtactacattggttttgctcatgctgggtatcgggtccttcgtcctggtgagttgtctgagtgtggctgttggtttgtgtgctgttatgagtcctagtggtcgcagtagtctggctgtcagttcagaaatgctcttgatgtatggtagtgtggctagtcctttgggttgcggtatgtcctcattccgttgtctttcccttaggcatctgttgatgaaattgagcgggtatccgtttttggcgaatacattgtataggtgttcttaactagaactgcaaaaagagtaagaagaacacctatataatgttttcgccaaaaacggatacccgcgcaatttcatcaacagatgcctaagagaaNNNNNNNNNNNNNNNNNNNNNNNNNNNNNNNNNNNNNNNNNNNNNNNNNNNNNNNNNNNNNNNNNNNNNNNNNNNNNNNNNNNNNNNNNNNNNNNNNNNNNNNNNNNNNNNNNNNNNNNNNNNNNNNNNNNNNNNNNNNNNNNNNNNNNNNNNNNNNNNNNNNNNNNNNNNNNNNNNNNNNNNNNNNNNNNNNNNNNNNNNNNNNNNNNNNNNNNNNNNNNNNNNNNNNNNNNNNNNNNNNNNNNNNNNNNNNNNNNNNNNNNNNNNNNNNNNNNNNNNNNNNNNNNNNNNNNNNNNNNNNNNNNNNNNNNNNNNNNNNNNNNNNNNNNNNNNNNNNNNNNNNNNNNNNNNNNNNNNNNNNNNNNNNNNNNNNNNNNNNNNNNNNNNNNNNNNNNNNNNNNNNNNNNNNNNNNNNNNNNNNNNNNNNNNNNNNNNNNNNNNNNNNNNNNNNNNNNNNNNNNNNNNNNNNNNNNNNNNNNNNNNNNNNNNNNNNNNNNNNNNNNNNNNNNNNNNNNNNNNNNNNNNNNNNNNNNNNNNNNNNNNNNNNNNNNNNNNNNNNNNNNNNNNNNNNNNNNNNNNNNNNNNNNNNNNNNNNNNNNNNNNNNNNNNNNNNNNNNNNNNNNNNNttgataggttcaacgtcctgttgtctgttctgtatgtccagcaggttggctattgtttctctggctagggttttgtcgatagaggtgaacagtgccgttacatcgaatgagaccatggtttcttccttgtctatgtgtatatttctgatgatgtccaagaattcctgtgttgactgtatagagtgtcgggatccgctgatcaggtgtttcagtttctgctgtagttctttggccagtttgtgtgatggtgtccctggtagtgatattatgggtctgagtgggatgtctggtttgtgcactttataAACGAACTGTCAACCTATAATAAAGGAAGAATGGTGGATGTTGAAGGTCTGAAAGAAGGTCAGCTCTGAAGAAAAGTTGGAATGTTAActcatggagtcacagaggtggacagcacagaaacggatTCTTCAGTCCAATTCCTCCAGatcctgatctagtcccatttgccagacttggcccatatccctccaaacccttcctattcatatacccatccagatgccttttgaatgttgtaattgtaccagcctccaccacttcctctggcagctcattccacacgcgcaccaccctctgtgtgaaaaagttgtccctttaggtccctttcctctctcaccctaaacctatgccctctaagttctggactcccccaacccagggaaaagaccttgtccattcaccctatccatgcccctcatgacagAAACTCGGTTtccctttccacagatgttgcccagacctgctgagtttctccagcaatttctgtttctgtgtcgaCCTATAGTGTGTTTGTTATGGGGAGGGACAATAGCTGTATGATTTTGATACCAAATCTTTTTAAGAGTTTATTTCATGGCTTATGTGATGAAGGGATGGCGCATTTATCTTTAGACGAAATTTAGCTGAAAAGTTTTGAAGTCTTTCCTCTCTGAGATTTAGGTGTTGCTGGCAACTtgtccccatccctaattggccttcAACTTACagctttgcagagaagatttacgaggatgttgcctgatatggaaggtgctagctatgaagagaggttgagtaggttaggattgttttcattagaaaaatgaggggggacctgattgaggggggacctgattgaggtttacaaaatcatgaaggatatagacagggtggatagagataagcttttcccaggggtgaaggattcaataaccagaggtcatgtgttcaaggtgagaggtgaaaagtttaagggggatatacatggcaagtactttacacagaggatggtgggcgtctggaatgtgttgccagcagagctagtggaggcagacacggtagattcatttaaggtgcatctggacagaagcacgagtaggtggggagcagagggatacagatgtttcgGAAttaggcgataggtttagacagcggatttggatcggctcaggcttggagggccgaagggcctgttcctgggctgtaaattttctttgctccacTCTTTGCTCAACCATTTCAGAGCTTATTTAAGGGTCagcagattgctgtgggtctggactcgcCTGTAGGTCAGACCacgtaaggacagcagatttccttcccagacTGGGGCTTTCTCCGTTGTTTAATGGTCCCCATCGCTGAGACCAGCTTTACTAATTGCATCGAATTTCCACCAGCCGCCAAGGTGGGGTTTAAATCCGCAATGTGAACCGAGGTTTACTGGTCTAGAGATATCACCACTGTCACCATCTGCTGGACAGGGGAGGACTGACTTGGAACTGCAACCTCCCCAGGATGGGGACAGAGAGAGGAGGTGGTTCAGGAAGGGTATTCTAGAATTCTGGGCCGAGGTGGGTGCACACATAGAACGGGACCACGAAACGTCCAGCCTGACAGATTCAGCCTGTGTTGCCCTTTCCTGCGTGT
The Chiloscyllium plagiosum isolate BGI_BamShark_2017 chromosome 11, ASM401019v2, whole genome shotgun sequence DNA segment above includes these coding regions:
- the LOC122554802 gene encoding uncharacterized protein LOC122554802, whose amino-acid sequence is MAESEVVPGGQRPRLRERRDTTGPSAARKGRRGTGSASLWEDSANWASPKNRPHPGAPALPTNQQLRTGVRSSGRAAIPQVEGRDCPDLGEGRERGRSQKDREPRRTYLTESVLACQEPSVVGEGEALSQGTDPGLARREWPGTGSRGDPPRPTGDIPPPKPAAKNWRPPRGFWKVLGRENAPPGDRPGAPHDVIAREETENTSSSEQASSHPGGGPRAVSEGADISGRSAIRPEKWSARRLGQLEALWRTDSWESMGCNASLVSLSERVEMNRSFLKRMLRPPPWQPGPGLEDQLQEDPAAHVCHRQPWLPGDHTLPGNKRVKQGCGTVQSDSDWDSGISLQESDPGLSRQM